The DNA sequence ATTCTGCATTAACCTTTTTTGGGAATATATCAAGTGTTTCCATTTTAGGTCCCACTGTCTCCAAGGGGAAGTTTGCAACATCATCTACATATGTTACCGCATGAGGATTTCCCATTGATACACATGTTATATTATATGTATCGGAGCCTATGTGTACCGGTTGGGATATAACCATATCATTGCTGATTTTAACGGGTATTTTTTCAGGTGATAATATGGGCTCGCCCATGTCAACCTTTACAAGGGATACTTTATTATCTGTTACCTGCATATGGAGGATTTTTATGCCGGCAAGTGTTTCGATTGATATAGTAGTTTTATCAGTCAATTTGTTATCATACACAAATTTCCCAACACACCTTATGGCATTACCGCACATTTCGGACTCTGAACCGTCCGAATTAAACATTCTCATAGTAAAATCTGCTTTCTGGGAAGGTAATATCAAAACCAGACCGTCGGAACCAATACCGAAGTGCCTGTCGCTCAGCTTTTTCGAAACTTCCGATGGATTATCGATAGCCTGATCCAAACAGTTGACATAAATATAATCATTACCAATACCATGCATTTTTGTAAACTTCATACTATACCTCCGAGTCGTTATATTTATGAATTATATATATTTTCAAATATTTTTGACTTAAGCTCTAATATTTGCCTCATAAGTACCTATATTATAGCATAGACACTGAAAATAGCAAAAGAAATTTGAATTTAAATTAAGGTTATAAAAGGTTATTTACTGAACAAACTATACAGATCTTTGGTGATTATGGTGTTGAAGTGTAAAATAATATGGTATACTATATCAAAGTTTTATAAAACAGGGTGATGCCATGCCAAAGAAAATAAGGAAGATATCCCAGAAAGTCGGGCTACCGCCTGGGACACTTGTGCATACAGGTGAGATAAGAAATCAATTTCCAACTGTTACTGTTGTAGATTATGACGATAAGAATTTTTCAGTAGAAAATTCCCTAGTCATAAAAGATGCTCTTTGTATGAAGAATCATGCTAAATACAGGTGGATTAATTTGGACGGTATTCATGACACCAATATTATAAACAGCATAGGAAGTTTTTACGGTATTCATCCGCTTGTCCTTGAGGATATCCAGAATACAGGGCAAAGACCTAAAGTGGAAGAGTATGACGGATACTTGTATATTGTAATCAGGATGATATATTATGATAATAAATTAAGCGAGATTACAACAGAGCAGGTTAGCATCATATTAGGCCGGGATTATTTGCTTACATTTCAGGAAAACAAGGATAATTTCTTTATACCTCTTGTAGACAGAATAGCAAAAGGTATCAGCAATATCAGAAAAATGGGAATGGATTATCTATTGTATGCGATAATGGATCTAATTGTAGACAGCTATTTTTTGGTTCTTGAAAAGACAGGGGAAGAGATTGAATTGTCAGAGGATTCGATGGTGGCGACACCTGGACAGGAGATGCTCAGAAAAGTACATGGTTTAAAAAGGGAAATGTTGTATATGCACAAGGCTGTCTGGCCGCTGCGGGAAGTCGTTGGAGGGCTCCAAAGACGGGAGTGTCATTTGATATCAGATACAACCAGCATTTACCTTAGGGATGTGTATGATCACATTATCCAGATGATGGATACAATTGAAACGTATAGAGATATATTATCAGGTATCGTTGATTTATATCTGTCGGTTGCAAGTAATAAAATGAATGAGGTTATGAAGTTTTTAACAGTATTTTCTGTTCTTTTTATGCCTCTAACATTTATTGCCGGTGTATATGGAATGAACTTTGAAAACATGCCGGAACTCAAATTTAAATACGGCTATTTTTTAGTTTTGGCAGCAATGTCCATATGTTTTGTGAGCATGATTTTGTTTTTTAGAAAGAAAAAATGGTTATAGGGGGCACATTGAGATGCTAGAGCAGGTTAAAACACAATTAATTGAGGTTACAAGAATGGCATACGATAAGGGTATGGTGAATACATATGAAGGGAACATCTCCATCAGAAACGGTAATTATATCTGCATAACGCCTAGTTGCTTTCCCAAATGTCTTTTAAGTGAAGAGACCATACCTGTAATAGACCTTGACGGAAATGTTATTGAAGGAAGTTTAAAGCCTTCTTCAGAATGGAAACTCCATACTTTATCCTACATTGAAAGATCTGATGTCAATGGAATTATTCATTCTCATTCGCCTTATACCACTGCTTATGCCGTAGCAAATAAGCCGATTGAGACTAAGGCATATCCGGAAATGATTGTTCTTTTTGACAGAATACCTCTCGCTGCTTATGGGACTCAGTCAACCGATGCCATATTTACAGGGGTAGGGGAATATATAAAAGACTATGATGTTATTCTCCTTGCAAATCATGGAGTTTTGTCGCTGGGTAAGGATGTATATAATGCATTTTATAAGCTGGAGGCAGCTGAAAGTACTGCCAGGGTTCTTATATTGTCGGAAATACTTGGAGGAGGAAAGGCATTGCCTGAGGAAAAACTTGATGAACTTTACAAAATCAGAAAAAGGAATTCTAAAGTGTGAGAACTTTATATCCTAAAATTTAGATATAATTAATTAGTTTATTATGACGATAATACTATATATAAATTAATCATTCCATTGATTCCAGATTAAGATAATTGAAATAAAATGTTTAAAAGTTTATAATAGTAGCAATGTCTTATAAATATTTTATTCTGTTTCTTTTATTCGCAGTATGAGCTTAAAACATTTTTGTTTAATTAAATTGTTTCAGTAAATATAAAATTGAACCATTCAAGATTATGTAATCTGGAGTAATAGTAGTAGTGGAAATATGCACCGTTTAAATTTTGGTAAGCGGAGGGGTGTCGAATGTACGAATCAAAGAAAGTAATAAAGAAGCATGTTTTGCCCTTATTGCCATTGAGAGGTCTTACGGTATTTCCGTATATGATTTTGCATTTTGATGTGGGTAGGGTAAAATCAATTAAAGCATTAGAAGAAGCAATGATTAACAATCAACTTATATTTCTGGTCACACAAAAAGAAGCAAAAAATGATTCTCCAGGCGAAGAAGATGTTTATAATGTAGGGACAATATCCAAAGTAAAACAGCTGCTAAAGCTTCCGGGAGATACAATCAGAGTTCTGGTGGAGGGTGTAAGCAGGGCTGAAATAAACGAATTTACCCAGAACGAGCCGTTTTTTGCGGCAGAAGTAGTTGAACAGATATATATGGATGATGAACAGCAAAGTGTTGAGATTGAGGCTTTAAAAAGAAGGGTTTTATCAGCATTTGAGGATTATGTGGGTTTAAGTAACAAGATATCTCCCGAGACGGTGCTATCAATTACAACAATTGAAGATCCGGGACAGTTATCCGATATGGTTGCGTCCAATATATTTTTAAAGGTTGAGCAAAAGCAGGAGATTTTAAACGAGTTTGACCCAAAAATAAGATTGGAAAAAATCCTGGAAATTCTTTTAAAGGAAATGGAAATTCTTGAGATTGAGAAGAATATAAATACCAAAGTTCGCAAGCAGATAGACAAGATGCAGAAGGAATACTATCTGAGAGAGCAGTTAAAAGCTATTCAGAGCGAGCTCGGTGATAAGGAAGGCGTAACAGGCGAGGTTGAAGAATATAAGGAAAAGCTCAAAAAGGCAGAATTCCCTGAGGAAGTCGAAAAAAAGGTCCTTAAGGAGTTAGATCGTCTTTTAAAGATGCAGTCAGGTTCTGCTGAGGGTTCTGTAATAAGAACATATCTGGATTGGGTTTTTGATTTGCCTTGGAATAAAGAGACAGAGGAAATAATTGATTTGAAAAAGGCTGAAGAAATACTTGATGAAGATCACTACGGCCTTGAAAAGGTAAAGGAAAGAATAATTGAATATTTAGCTGTAAGAAAGCTTAAGAACAACCTGAAGGGGCCGATACTTTGTCTGGTTGGTCCTCCAGGGGTTGGTAAAACTTCTATTGCAAAGTCCATCGCACGTGCACTTAACAGGAATTATGTTAGGATGTCTCTAGGCGGTGTCAAGGATGAGGCGGAGATCAGAGGGCACAGACGTACTTATGTTGGTGCAATGCCCGGCAGAATTATTGCTTCACTGAAGCAAGCCGGTACAAAAAACCCATTGATATTGCTTGATGAAATAGACAAGATGAGCAGTGATTTCAGGGGAGACCCTGCTTCTGCTATGCTTGAGGTATTGGACGGTGAGCAGAATTTTACCTTCCGCGACCATTATTTGGAGCTGCCATTTGATCTGTCAAACGTAATGTTTTTGACTACAGCAAACAGTCTTGAGACTATTCCGAGACCATTGCTGGACAGAATGGAAGTTATTCAGATTTCCAGTTACACTGAAGAGGAAAAGGTAAACATTGCTTTAAAATATTTAATACCTAAGCAGGTTGAAGCCCATGGACTGGATAAAAAGAGCATCGATATAGATGAAAAAACCGCAAGAGATGTTATAAATTATTACACCAGAGAAGCAGGTGTAAGAAATCTTGAAAGGGAATTTGCAAATCTTTGCAGGAAAGCTGCAAGGACTATTGTTTCATCAAGAAGCAAGACCGTTAAGATAACCTCCGAAAAGCTTGAAAAATATCTGGGAGCTAAGAAATTCAGGTATGACAAGGCAAATGAGAAGGATGAAACAGGTATAGCGACTGGCCTGGCTTGGACGCCTGTGGGAGGGGATACTTTATCCATTGAGGTTTCATTGATGGATGGAAGTGGAAAGCTTGAACTCACAGGACACCTTGGAGATATTATGAAGGAATCGGCTAGAGCTGCTATGAGTTTTATAAGATCAAAAGCGGACCAACTGCATATAGACAAGAATTTTTACAATAAATTCGATATTCATATACATGTGCCGGAGGGAGCTATTCCAAAGGATGGACCTTCAGCCGGAATTACTTTGGCTACAGCTATGATATCCGCATTGACGGGGCTGCCTGTAAAGAAGAATGTTGCAATGACTGGTGAAATAACCTTAAGAGGAAGAGTACTCCCTATAGGAGGACTCAAGGAAAAGGTTCTCGCTGCCCACAGGGCTGGAATAAATACAGTTATTGTACCTATGGATAATAAAAAGGATATTGATGATATCCCTGATAATGTAAGAAAGAAGATAAAATTTGTGCTGGCATCGGAAATGGAAACAGTTATAAATACAGCTCTCGCCAAAACTAACTTCAAAAGATTGAAGAATAAAATGGCGGAAAAGATATCCGATGAGATTATTGCAGAGGACCAAGCGGCAGTTACCAGCATGGAAAAGGGTATTATCAATATAGAACAGTAAAATAAAAATGTAAGGTATAAAATAAAGCCATTACTCGTAAAGATATTCAACTCAATATCATGAGAAATGGCTTTTTATTTTTATAATCAGTACCTCTGGTTAATATAATCATCTACAAGAGACGTTCTGACCTCGTTTATAAACACGCTTTCTCTTATCAGAATGTTTAGCAGGGTTTCGTTTTTTGAATGCAAAATGAGGCTTTCATGGTCCTTTAAAACTATCTCAAAAAGTTTTCTTTTCAAAGCAGGGGATTTAACTCTTACATAATAAGCCTCCACTCCTTGAAAATCCAGTAGCTCCAAAAGTTTTAACGTAACATGGTCTTTTTTGGAGTAAAAATAATTAGCCTGCTCGAAAAAATCGCTTCGTGCCCCGTGTTTTGAATTGAGCTCATGAGCACGCTTTTGATAGTACTTGGCAAGGACATTGTAATACTGATAATTAAATATGGCCTTTTTGACATTATCCAGCTTTTTGAAAGGGACAAGATCCGTAGAGTTAATGTAAGCATAGTTTGCTTCAATAAATTCATCCTTCGTCATATCACCCTTTGTGTACTGTTCAATCAAGCTTTGTCTGTGTATGAGAAATTTATCAAATTTGCTTAAAATCATATATAACCTGCTTTCAATGAAAAATGTCTAATTTTGCTATAAGTTTTATGAGAATTTTGTCCGAAAATATAATAAAATAAAAAATTTTGCTTGTAAAAATGTTAATATTATATTAATTTATATATATATAAATGTAAAGCGGTAAAGATTATAATTCATTGGTGATTTTTATAAGCTACTCGATTTATATAAAGAGTGATTTATCTTGTACACTTTAATTTATTTCATTTCATGGGGATATTATTATTGTCAGTTTCCAGG is a window from the Pseudobacteroides sp. genome containing:
- the dapF gene encoding diaminopimelate epimerase; this translates as MKFTKMHGIGNDYIYVNCLDQAIDNPSEVSKKLSDRHFGIGSDGLVLILPSQKADFTMRMFNSDGSESEMCGNAIRCVGKFVYDNKLTDKTTISIETLAGIKILHMQVTDNKVSLVKVDMGEPILSPEKIPVKISNDMVISQPVHIGSDTYNITCVSMGNPHAVTYVDDVANFPLETVGPKMETLDIFPKKVNAEFVQVIDRNTLKMRVWERGAGETLACGTGACAVLVASCLNGLCERKAVIQLLGGDLIIEWNEDDNHVYMTGPATKVFDGEVEI
- the corA gene encoding magnesium/cobalt transporter CorA; protein product: MPKKIRKISQKVGLPPGTLVHTGEIRNQFPTVTVVDYDDKNFSVENSLVIKDALCMKNHAKYRWINLDGIHDTNIINSIGSFYGIHPLVLEDIQNTGQRPKVEEYDGYLYIVIRMIYYDNKLSEITTEQVSIILGRDYLLTFQENKDNFFIPLVDRIAKGISNIRKMGMDYLLYAIMDLIVDSYFLVLEKTGEEIELSEDSMVATPGQEMLRKVHGLKREMLYMHKAVWPLREVVGGLQRRECHLISDTTSIYLRDVYDHIIQMMDTIETYRDILSGIVDLYLSVASNKMNEVMKFLTVFSVLFMPLTFIAGVYGMNFENMPELKFKYGYFLVLAAMSICFVSMILFFRKKKWL
- a CDS encoding class II aldolase/adducin family protein, whose amino-acid sequence is MLEQVKTQLIEVTRMAYDKGMVNTYEGNISIRNGNYICITPSCFPKCLLSEETIPVIDLDGNVIEGSLKPSSEWKLHTLSYIERSDVNGIIHSHSPYTTAYAVANKPIETKAYPEMIVLFDRIPLAAYGTQSTDAIFTGVGEYIKDYDVILLANHGVLSLGKDVYNAFYKLEAAESTARVLILSEILGGGKALPEEKLDELYKIRKRNSKV
- the lon gene encoding endopeptidase La, whose amino-acid sequence is MYESKKVIKKHVLPLLPLRGLTVFPYMILHFDVGRVKSIKALEEAMINNQLIFLVTQKEAKNDSPGEEDVYNVGTISKVKQLLKLPGDTIRVLVEGVSRAEINEFTQNEPFFAAEVVEQIYMDDEQQSVEIEALKRRVLSAFEDYVGLSNKISPETVLSITTIEDPGQLSDMVASNIFLKVEQKQEILNEFDPKIRLEKILEILLKEMEILEIEKNINTKVRKQIDKMQKEYYLREQLKAIQSELGDKEGVTGEVEEYKEKLKKAEFPEEVEKKVLKELDRLLKMQSGSAEGSVIRTYLDWVFDLPWNKETEEIIDLKKAEEILDEDHYGLEKVKERIIEYLAVRKLKNNLKGPILCLVGPPGVGKTSIAKSIARALNRNYVRMSLGGVKDEAEIRGHRRTYVGAMPGRIIASLKQAGTKNPLILLDEIDKMSSDFRGDPASAMLEVLDGEQNFTFRDHYLELPFDLSNVMFLTTANSLETIPRPLLDRMEVIQISSYTEEEKVNIALKYLIPKQVEAHGLDKKSIDIDEKTARDVINYYTREAGVRNLEREFANLCRKAARTIVSSRSKTVKITSEKLEKYLGAKKFRYDKANEKDETGIATGLAWTPVGGDTLSIEVSLMDGSGKLELTGHLGDIMKESARAAMSFIRSKADQLHIDKNFYNKFDIHIHVPEGAIPKDGPSAGITLATAMISALTGLPVKKNVAMTGEITLRGRVLPIGGLKEKVLAAHRAGINTVIVPMDNKKDIDDIPDNVRKKIKFVLASEMETVINTALAKTNFKRLKNKMAEKISDEIIAEDQAAVTSMEKGIINIEQ
- a CDS encoding DUF6648 family protein — encoded protein: MILSKFDKFLIHRQSLIEQYTKGDMTKDEFIEANYAYINSTDLVPFKKLDNVKKAIFNYQYYNVLAKYYQKRAHELNSKHGARSDFFEQANYFYSKKDHVTLKLLELLDFQGVEAYYVRVKSPALKRKLFEIVLKDHESLILHSKNETLLNILIRESVFINEVRTSLVDDYINQRY